The genomic interval GTCGCTGGCCATCGCCACATTTTTGGCGGTGACCGGGTGGCGCATGAGCCCTGCCGATATGCTGTGGGCTGGCGTCGCAACGCATTTTGTTGAGGATGCGCAGGGGTTCATTGATGCGGTCTTGAACGAGTCGCTTGATGGCGCGCTGGAGAAATTCTCCACGCAACCTACGGGCAGCAGCGAGCTGGCCGGCGTCGCCAGCCAGATTGAGGAGACCTTTGGGCACAGCTCTTGGGCGCTTATCGACGCCTCCCTCCGGTCTCACCCCGATGCTGAATTTGTTGCCAAGGTGGATGGGCTGATGGCGTCGGCAGCACCGGCATCGGTGGTGGCTACCGTGAAGCTGATGCATCAAAACAGTGAGGCGACCACTCTGCGTGAAGGCTTGGACAATGAATTGGCGATGTCTCTTTATATGATCCGCCAGCCTGATTTTGCTGAAGGTGTGCGTGCAGTGTTGGTTGATAAAGACCGCAATGCAGCCTTCTCCCCAGCCAACTACGAAGATGTTGATGAGTCACATTTTGTGACCTTGTTCCAGCGCAGTTCATAAAACCGCCAAACTTTTGATAGCGTAGCAATGGCCCTTTCGGTGGATGGGGCCATGTTTGCACAATGCTTGAAGAAGGGTAGGGCAGTGAAGCCGCTGGGCAAGATCGCCGTTCCTTGGACTTGGTACCTGGGAATTGTTGGGGTCATCATATTTGATGTGGTGGCAGCAATAACGATGCTCACCCTCGTGCCCAACAAAATGCCCGAAAGAGTCAACAGTGGGCTTGTCGCGCTGGGTGGATCGTATGCACCCCCGATGAGCCGGGAAACACTCATTGCCAGAGTCATTGCCGGTGCAGTGCTGGTTCTGGTGATTTCTTTAGGTATTTCGCTGCTGATTTCCGCGCAGTCCAAGAACCTCGCGTCCGATCACCCGGATGCATCTGCCATTCAGATTGCTCGGCGTTGGGCGTTTTTGAACAATATTCAAAGC from Corynebacterium glutamicum ATCC 13032 carries:
- a CDS encoding enoyl-CoA hydratase/isomerase family protein; the encoded protein is MSNVVNTFVQNSTGMVELNRPKALNSLNQEMIDLVQEALTTWADDDQVQQVLIYSSSERAFCAGGDVRAVRESVLEGDVAAGDKYFIDEFAMNNTLGTYPKPVISVINGVAMGGGMGISMHGSHRIVTEKAFASMPEMAIGYVPDVGFTYFGQRASSLAIATFLAVTGWRMSPADMLWAGVATHFVEDAQGFIDAVLNESLDGALEKFSTQPTGSSELAGVASQIEETFGHSSWALIDASLRSHPDAEFVAKVDGLMASAAPASVVATVKLMHQNSEATTLREGLDNELAMSLYMIRQPDFAEGVRAVLVDKDRNAAFSPANYEDVDESHFVTLFQRSS